In the Gossypium arboreum isolate Shixiya-1 chromosome 10, ASM2569848v2, whole genome shotgun sequence genome, one interval contains:
- the LOC108488498 gene encoding U-box domain-containing protein 4-like — MEDKRRTAGNLVAKLSSVSERTRNEALAELRLISRQDPESRPLIADAGAVPYLSETLFSSSPAIQENAAATLLNLSITSRDSLMSTRGLLDALSHALSNSGSQGAVQSCAATLHSILIADESSRPIIGSKRDILYTLLSIIGDKHAPARSIKDALKALFGIALYQLNRASLVGLGAVPALVSLIVRDARKGIVEDATAVLAQIAGCEESEEAMRKAGGLKVLGDLLDKKTTASTRIRENAVAALLNLARCGGEQGRKEVREMAVKVMDVITEVGENGSPKGKAKAVELTEICC; from the coding sequence ATGGAGGATAAGCGACGAACAGCTGGAAACCTTGTAGCTAAACTAAGTTCAGTTTCCGAACGGACCCGAAACGAAGCTTTGGCCGAATTACGACTGATTTCCAGGCAGGACCCGGAAAGCCGACCGTTAATAGCCGACGCCGGCGCCGTTCCTTACCTTTCCGAGACCCTTTTCTCTTCTTCTCCGGCAATACAAGAAAACGCCGCCGCTACTTTGTTGAACTTGTCGATTACTTCGCGCGATTCTCTCATGTCCACACGGGGTCTCCTCGATGCGTTATCTCACGCTCTGAGCAATTCGGGTTCACAGGGGGCGGTTCAGTCGTGCGCCGCCACGCTTCACAGCATACTAATCGCCGACGAGTCTTCCCGTCCGATAATAGGGTCGAAACGCGATATCCTTTACACGCTGTTGTCGATCATAGGTGATAAACACGCGCCGGCTCGTTCGATTAAGGACGCGTTGAAAGCGTTGTTCGGGATCGCGCTTTACCAGTTGAATCGGGCGAGCTTGGTGGGTCTGGGAGCGGTTCCAGCTTTGGTGTCATTGATAGTTAGGGATGCTAGGAAGGGGATCGTGGAGGATGCGACGGCGGTGCTGGCGCAGATCGCGGGATGCGAAGAGAGCGAAGAAGCAATGAGGAAAGCGGGTGGGTTGAAGGTATTGGGTGATTTGTTGGATAAAAAGACGACGGCAAGTACAAGAATAAGGGAAAACGCGGTGGCTGCGCTGCTGAACTTGGCCCGGTGCGGCGGCGAACAGGGGAGGAAAGAAGTAAGAGAAATGGCGGTTAAAGTAATGGATGTGATTACAGAGGTGGGTGAGAATGGAAGTCCGAAAGGGAAGGCTAAGGCTGTTGAGTTAACTGAAATATGTTGTTGA